A region of the Lycium barbarum isolate Lr01 chromosome 1, ASM1917538v2, whole genome shotgun sequence genome:
CAATCATTCTAGCCAATGGCACCGGGCATTTTGTAACAATATCCAACCTAGCCAAATTTGAGGCATGCCCAAAAAGGCCCAAGCTAAGTATAGCAAGTTCTTTGACAGACAACCTTGAAGAAAGGAACCCTTGCCAGTATTTAGGATCAAGATCAAAAAAAGCATCAAACAATCTCCTAGTCCCTTTCAAATCAAGCTTCAACAAAGTCTCCATCCCAAATGAATAACATTCTCTAACACATCTTTTCTCCAAAGGCCACAAACCATTCCAAACTTTGTGATAAAGTTGAGACCCTCTTATCATTCTAGTTGAGCCAAGGCCCTCAACGATGGCCTCGGCTAATACTGGTGCCAAGGCCATGCTCCGAGCCACCATGTACCCTGTCGATGGGTGAACTATCCCCGAATTCCCACCAATTGCCATAACGTTTTGAGGGATCCGCGGAAGTGGTCCTCCCATAGGGATCACACATTTCTCTTCCTCAATAACACATCTCACTTTGATTCCCATATGCCTTAATCTTGCTACCATTCTCCTTTTCACTTGCATATACGATAACACAGGCCGACTCACCAAAGAAGTCTCTTCCAAGAAAACTAAATTTTTATCAAATGGCATTGCATACAAGAATGTTGGTTCTTTAGTATTATTCACCCTCAAGTATGGCTCATTACCCAAATGAGAATCCCTCCAATCCATAAGCAACATTTTATCTAAATCAAATGGATGATTATCCACTTCTGCTAAAATCCCATGTGCAATTTGATAACCATGGTTTCTTCGCTTGTCATATTCTATAAAAGGACTAGCAAAGCCACTTGCATCCACAATCAAACTACCCTTCATCTTCCTACCATCATCACATACAATTGTAGACTCAAATTCTTCATGCTTCACCTCCCAAACTTTAGCTTTATAAAACTTCACTCTGTTTTCAACACAACTAtttaacaatttcaacttcaacatcTTTCTACTGACTCTACCATATGGTCTGTCCAAATACTTTGTCTTGTTATCATTTATATGAACACAAGTCAGAGGCCACTTATGATCTAAACAATCTTCAAGTCCTAACTTCTCAAACTCATCAACCCAAGCACCATAATTATTTGGCCACATGGAAAGTGGTGAAGGGTCAACACAACATACCTTAATACCATATTTAGAAACTTGCTCAGCTAGCCGGAGCCCCGCAGGGCCCGCTCCAATGATGATCACGTCGAATTGAGCCCGGCCCGAATTAGGATCAACCCATGAGATGTTAACATCTAAAGACTCTGGCTTTGATGTGGGTGTTAAATCAAGAAAGCTACAAGAAATTTTACTACTTTTGTTTTTGTGATGAACTTTTCTTGAAAAATTATGGGTGGTTGGTTTCAAGAAGGGGTAATTCAGTTGGAAAATAGACTTGTTAGGTATAGGAGAGGAAAGTAAAGGAGATGGAAAAGGCCTGAGAAGAGTTTCCATTTTTAAAATACTGTAAGATGGACAATGGTTAAATATGGAGGGAGGTGATATAGTGTGAGGAAGTGGAGCTTGTAGAAATTGAATACGGCACAAGGGAATCACTAGGCAATAGAAAATATTGATGCTTTTAGGTACCAAATTTGGCTTATATAGCCAAAGGAAATAATAACAAAAGTAGCTCATCAAGTGGAATCTTTATAAGGCTAATGAGGACATTTCCCACTTTCCAAATCCCTGCTATTCCAAATTTTCTTTGTATTAATCTAAAAACTCTGAAAATTTTAGTAGTCTAGTTGATTGACTATTTAAATTTTTATCTTATTAGCGAGAGTTCGATTCTCCACTTTATGTTCCCTCTCCATCTTCCCTTTCCAAAAAAATCTAATAACCCGAGCGGccgaaagaatttttttttttttttttgtctcacttttatggtatttccacttgttccttttttttttccttctttttttgggTAGAAGTTTTCAGTTTCTAGAGTCGCAGCTTATTCTTGTTTAAATTACAACTTCTTGTTTACATAATTTGACTGGCAAACATGAAAAATATTACTACAATTGAGGATTTTTCATTCTACATGTCCAATAGCAAAACCGAATCCTCCCAAGGAAAATGGGAAAGTTGGGGTAAAAATTTGAGACCTTGTATGTCTACTACAAAAAATTGGTGAAGCTTGCAATGAGGGAGTTAAAAGATTGTAGCCAATCTCCACCACTTCGATACTAGTTATGTTACAAGTAGAAATTTAAATTCGGTGGTTCGTTAGCCAACTTTTTCATTACCAAGCACTAACAAACATAGTGATGCATGCATCTGTCTCGTAGTTAGTGCATGGACGGCAAGTATGTCTGGGCCGTTTAGTGGAACTGGGCCCCCCCATAACCATTTTCAACACGTACTAGTCACCACGTGGCAAGTTAAGACCATTTTGGTTAGTTGATTAGGCAAGCTGGCCAATTCACAGTAGTTCGAATGCTCATTGTGAAGAGGCAGAAAGGAAGATAATTTGGCATAATGCCATTCAGCCCAATAAGAACAGTGAAGTGATGACACTTTCCTACTTAAATTCTTTTTAGTTACGCTAAGAACATCACAATTATCTTAATTTTTGGGAAAGGGAGATCCAAAAACTTGGCATTTGCAAAATTCCAAATTACCGGGGGAATACATACCCTTAACTAAAAGGCAATCCACTTCCTAGGCATTAGAACTCGTAAAATACGTCCCAAAAACTAAAACTATTGCTAAGCACTAAGCAATATCTATACACAGATA
Encoded here:
- the LOC132604100 gene encoding neoxanthin synthase, chloroplastic; the protein is METLLRPFPSPLLSSPIPNKSIFQLNYPFLKPTTHNFSRKVHHKNKSSKISCSFLDLTPTSKPESLDVNISWVDPNSGRAQFDVIIIGAGPAGLRLAEQVSKYGIKVCCVDPSPLSMWPNNYGAWVDEFEKLGLEDCLDHKWPLTCVHINDNKTKYLDRPYGRVSRKMLKLKLLNSCVENRVKFYKAKVWEVKHEEFESTIVCDDGRKMKGSLIVDASGFASPFIEYDKRRNHGYQIAHGILAEVDNHPFDLDKMLLMDWRDSHLGNEPYLRVNNTKEPTFLYAMPFDKNLVFLEETSLVSRPVLSYMQVKRRMVARLRHMGIKVRCVIEEEKCVIPMGGPLPRIPQNVMAIGGNSGIVHPSTGYMVARSMALAPVLAEAIVEGLGSTRMIRGSQLYHKVWNGLWPLEKRCVRECYSFGMETLLKLDLKGTRRLFDAFFDLDPKYWQGFLSSRLSVKELAILSLGLFGHASNLARLDIVTKCPVPLARMIGNLAVESL